DNA from Misgurnus anguillicaudatus chromosome 13, ASM2758022v2, whole genome shotgun sequence:
CTCGGGTTCGAGGATGAGACAGGAAGAGAGAAACACAATCCTATTATCGTAGGGGCCCCTCACAtataatgcaagtgtcatagaGGATATAGGATGAATATCTGCTTGGTTCTGGACAAGCTAACTATTGCGTCATAAGTATTTTtactattcaattcaattcaattttatttatatagcgcttttcacaattgttaattgtttcaaagcagctttaaattaataaatgtaggAAAACCCATAgaaaagcgagcgtagtaataatgtaacatatacagtaaagtattagccaagttaagccaatggtggcggactctccagggggtgaaaaaacccctaggagaaaacccctcctggctagtccaggggaaactcctaggaggagaaaaacccctgagagagatacatacatatttatatatatcaatACTATCGGGGTATGTAAACGGGTAAGCagattaaactggttccgctggtggtcattggtcaggtatcggctgggcatcacagcagcaggaactgggtccgtttgtctcattgtcctcagggtcgaggacgagacagggagagagataAAGAAACCTATTAGCAtataggggccgttcacatttaatgcaagtgtcatacagtattgtggtttaaatcagctcggttccagataggctaactattgcggcataagtatattacccagatgagctatgtgagtgctttgttctggacaaactaactattgcgggataagtacatttattGGACATTTTATTTGAATGCTTTGATATAGAAGAAtatcttaagtttagatttaaattgatcgactgtgtctgatactcgaacattatttggtaaatcattccagagcttaggggctaagtaggaaaaggatcttccacctttagacacttttgattctctagggataattaagtggccagaattttgtgatcgcagtGTATGTTGGGAATTttggggcggcagtggctcagtggttcatggaggttgtctacaaatcggaaggttggtggttcaatccccggctccaccggaccaagtgtcgaggtgtccttgagcaagacacctaaccccaccTGCTCCCGAcaagctggatggcgccttgcatggctgacaccgccgtcggtgtatggatgtgtgagtgaatgggtgaatgtgaggcaacttgtaaagcgctttggatggccattggtctataaaagcgctatataaatgcagtccatttaccatttaacatttatgtgatggattgtattctgatagtaattatttaatatacaaGGGTGCTAGACCATtgaaggctttgtaggtgattagtaatattttaaattgtatgcgatatttaactggtagccaatgtaaagatgccagaattggacttctgtggtcatactttttaggccctgtcccaaatggcaaactccggacttgtggtcctcctcagagtccacattttgatgacatcacgtagtacagactttagggacccttaatgggagtccacgtgggtgcaacagagtcgtattttgggacagactcgagcgtcacaccggaaataggtagagaattTGCCTGTCAGTGtgagctcctcccttccgtcgtctgattggtctgattgctctttcgcaaggacttctgggttggtaaagtgcgcgaagcctgctgcagtgcgggcttcgctgaagaccgcatcaagggggcaaaggaggcgctgatgagcacacttcaaagcgtaaaaatgacagatgggacaccctacggactcgtggactaagcgagcacgcgcaatttaaggccacgagaccgaaagtccacatgaagtgcgccatttgggaaaGGGCCTTAGAGGGAGTAAGCACTCTCGCAGTGGCGTTTtaaaccagctgtagcttgtttacctgatttgcatggcatcccccgagttacaatagtctattctagaggtcataaaagcgtgaataagcttttctgcatcttatgcagacagcatatgacgtatttttgagatatttctaagatggaaaaATGCTGTTtggcagacattggagatatgactattgAAAGACAGACATGTAAATGCTTTGTAAAAGAGAAATGTCTTTAATTTAGACTttaattgatcgactgtgtctgattcacaaacaaaatccttccagtggctaagtaggaaaagtatctaccacctttagacttctgatattctagggataattaaatgaccagaattttgtgaccgcggtgtcatttatatttttgggtttacaaatatatttgcacatttggcagacattttAATCCTATTCGATTACAGGCTATATATATTTGATCATTATGTCTCCTGCAATTGAGCttatgaccttttgcactgctaagaCAGTGCTGTACCACTACAAGAATACAAATTTGTCATCCAATATTTCTTTgcatacaatatagttttctAATAGACACTAATACATGGTCTGCAGTGAAATCTGTAATAAACTAAAATCTTATTTCTCCCTCCAGTCATTGAATTATGAAAAGAGGTCCAACTTAAGCCTGACAGTCAGTGTGGAGAACGAGGATCTCTTCTTTAACTGTCGAGTTAAAGAACGTCTCAGTGAAGGCCTGTGGGATATAGAAAGTTTTAGAGGAAAGTCCAGTTTCACAACAGTGTCTCTACCAGTTATAGTGGAAGATGTTAATGAAGCATCTTTATTCATGGAGACCATCAAACACGTGTATGTAATGGAGAACGTGAAGATTGGACACAACCTGTGGACGTTCAGAGCTGTGGATCAACTTGATTCAGATGAGATCGTGTAAGAATTTGGGTTTATTTTAACACACGGGCCTCTTAAAAAATTACAGTCACACGGTAATTCATttgaatgaatgttttattttccTTCCTGTAGATTCATTCTAGGAAAAGATGTAGGTGGTTGGATAAGTGTAGATTCACAAACAGGTCTTGTGTCGACAGCTAAAGTTCTGGACCGAGAGTCGCCCCTCGTAAAAGATGACACCTATACTGTTGTTATATATGCTGTTGATAAGGGTGAGATATATTCTTTGGCCAAAACTGTTGCCTTTGCTAATACTTATGGTTAGGAAAGTATTTAACTTTAGTATCTAATACTTTTGTGAATATTAATAAAGgtaatgttaaaaatataacatttagcACCTACCACTTGAATTTTCCTTTGTCACAGGTCCTATGTTCTTTATATAAAATGACTACATTAAGTAATAAAGGTAATGAGGTATCTTGAATTTGTTATTGTTAATATGCAGGTATGCCATCAATGACCAGCACAGGGACTTTAATTATTCATCTGAGAGATGAGAACGATAATTCACCTGTTCTAAGGGTTGAAAAACTGAGCATGTGCTTATCTGAGAAAGCCACCAACATTACAGCCATCGACCCGGACCTGCATCCATACGGAGCGCCATTCCACTTTCAGCTTATGGgaaatgttaaaggaaaatGGAAGCTCGATTCCACCTATGGTAACCTACGGCATCACATTACAACTCtctgttaatattaaataaacaagcTTACATTATTTTATGGGTATTTTAGGGTATTTCctgcatttaatttttatagctaccaacaaaacaaatttttgtcccactaaaagtattttttgatcatttaatgtgattaatgagtgatcATTTTGATGATTGCGGAAGAGAGAACAAGTAGAGAGCTAAACAAAACAGATAAAGAATGGTGAAAGGTCCGAAGACCAAATCCTATCCAGCGAGGAAATGTTTTCTGTATCGTTTACTCAAATGTTTTGTGATGtccaccctaaccctaacctaaccctaacccacaTTATCACATAATGCGCCTATTTCCGCTAATGTCTGATATGCGAATtatcccagcaagcaaaaaccaagaaagtgaaatgacggctaactatagacccaaAATAGTTCAgttatgagtaacccacttctaccctaaataaccttgaatttggtcaCATgccgtttttgccaaaataacttggagATGTACAATATTctatcatgtaagcaaagtcagcaggtgttcaaggtgtttgctttcatttctttaacATGTTCTAAACATATACGCATtgtctattcttgggctatggttagatgtCTTTTAGACTtttactgacagcccaaattttgccttgttttagccaaaattgcttgctgggtaaaGACTAATTTGAACGGATTCATTTTAATGAATGATTGAAACTACTGATCTGTCACTGAACTCATGAGATGTCTGTCAATCAGTCACTCACTTAAAGCCAGGTaaaaaaatcacagcttttTGCAAAGAGGGCAAGAAATGATGACAGTGAGAGTGACATGTATCTGTGTCTGACAAATGTATGGCCAATATATGATGTGGAGGAGATTGTGAAACTCATCGGTAATGTCTCGTTTCCACTGGGCGGTACAGTACAGTGCAGTACGATATGCAGTTATATCCTTTTCCAATGGCAGTGATACCAAAATAGCCAAAAAGTACCTCTTTTTTGGGACTCTTTTGTTGGGGTACCTAGCACAGTAGTATGGTACCAAAAGGGTGGAGCTAGAGTTCACTTATGTGTGGTACATTGCTCCGTTTTCTTCTTTGGTTCGGTTCGTTTAGGCATACTGTATCATGCTCGGATCCACACCAAAACAACCGCTCCAAGACGAGAGGCAAGGTTGGAAAAAGAGGGTAGAGAGAGAAACCGTAAGAAGGGATTCACTGGTCCCCAAGCACGCCATCATTTGGTCCTCCGCCAGTTGGATGGCGAGTCTAATGACGTTGGTCGGTAGCACTGTACCCACTCGGCCGTTTTCTTTGTTAGCCAGGTAATAAACTGCTCTAGCACCACCCAATCGATGATGTTGTCGATGTCACCACCCTCGTCCAGGTGCCACTTGCGCCATGGGTCTCAGAGTATTGTTTTGGACTTTGGCTGACCTGCTGGAGGAAAGCCCTCTTCAGTTTGTCAAAGACCAGGAGGTTTTGCTGCCACCTGCGCCTCTCCCAATAAAAGTGGTGTCCGTCGAATTGGCCACTTCTCTTGCGAACAAACCCCTCCTCCCGCCTCCGCTGATTTCTCAAAAAGATTGGGTGTAGGAATGTATGAAGATGTGAAAGTATGCCAGTGCGGTCCCAGTGAAAGTTCTGTAAGTGAGTAGTAGCGACTCGTACCTAATACTCACTTCAATCGGTAGCCAGTGGAGAGAGCTGAGTGGTGGTACATGAGCCCTTTTGTGCTCCTGGAAGATGAGCCGAGCAGCTGCGTTCTGAACCAGTTGGAGTGGTTTAATAGACAGTACAGGAAGGCCAGCAAGAAGAGCATTGCAGTGGTCCAGCCTgaatcagatgttgtgcagcaTGCTCTGTAAGATATGGCCGTATCTTCCTAATATTGTATAGCGCAAAACGGCATGATCAGGCTGTCTTTGCAATGTTATAAGAGAAAGACAGTTCGTCATCAAAGACTACACCAaggtttttactgttttggaaggAGAAATGGTTGTGTTGCCAAGTTGAATGGACAGGTTGTGATGTAGCATGGGTTGTGGTGGAAAAACAAGCAACTCAGTCTTAGCAAGGTTCCACTGGAGGTGGTGTTTCTTCATCCAAACCAAGACGTCTTCTAAGCAGGCTGTAATATGTGCTGCTATGGTGCGATCATCGGGGTGAAATGAGAAGCCATGTGCCTGTATGATAGGTCCTAAGGATGTTGTGTAGATGGAAAAAGGGGTGGACCAAGcacctcccacaggccaaaaacatgcaagttaggcaaattggagatACCAATTTGTCCCTCCCCCAACTTGTGTATAAATCAATTTGTCTGAataaacttgtgtatggattacctggttctcgccatgaatatagccgtagatgctggaatggcgttaagaaataaaggaagaagaaaAAACCATTGGAGGGGAGTACCTGTGATCCCTAGAAATAATAGCTTGGCAAATATCCACTCTTGCAGTGTAGTCTACACAAACAGCAGCTCGCagtctatctctctctctctctctctctctctctctactccATGTAGTTTCTGCCCTCTTTTATGTGGTCTTTCCACACCAATTACTAAAAAAGACACAGGTGTTACTCATTTGTATTTAACAAACTCATTCACAGCTCGTCTGCCAACTCTCTCTCACGCTGCAAACCTTACTGAATTATGCCCCCCTCGCCACAGTCTACATATATGTTTTTTGCTATTATCCTATTTCTAAAGTTTTCTACAGTTTATCAAATGTTTCTTCTCCTCATAGGCACAACTGTAAGGTTGATCAAAgaggaaaatgtgtttgtggGTGATCATAAACTCACAGTGATGATTTCTGACAGCCAGGGCAAATATTCACACCAGAACATTCTGGTCCGTGTATGTGACTGTGATATTACTGCAGACTGCAATGAGACCAGAGCCCCGATAATAAAGCTGAATGTCTTTGCCATCGCTGCTTTAACCATCAGCCTCATAATTCTGCTGGGTAAGTTTTGGAGTAAATACAATGAATAATCGCTTTAGAGACAACAAAAACCTTTGGCAACCATGTAAAAAACCAAAGTGAGATTTTCTTTGTAAAATACTTCCTCAgatcttatttttattatgcaaaaacaactaTAAGTTATTTGCAAGCTGATTTTGCAGAAAAGTGTCATAGCTCCATGGCACTTTTCCCTAattctatagaccgtttcagcagtaacaacataaacaagctggtgcacgtaacttccggtaaactccgctaagaataaataacaacaaagttctttaaacgtagattattcatataacaagcaaaaaaacaacacatagattacctaggaaaccaatacatttgttatttttgacgaggcatttgttcaagagataagtttagcaactagtcagaccgtaaaaaaaaaaacgcaagtaaggttcggatccagacgtgtatcacgtgcgtccgatgaaacggtctatacagTAGCTTCTCCTGTACAGTTTATTATGCATTGTATGTTCATGAAGGTATGAATAATTAAATTTTCTTATTtgtgttattaaataataaaggCATCCTGTTAATGGCTTGCAAGATCAGAAATGGTGCGCAAAAACAAGGCAGGAAACCGCTGGAGGGATCTGTGCAGTCGCTCATTCATTACAACACAGAAGGACCTGGAACTGACTGCACGGTAAAACACAGCAACCATTTTTTGTAGTGATTTCATTATTAGTAACACCTAACAATAATACTATACACTGTTATATTGATCATATTTATTATACAACAGGGCTGTGTATGGCCCGACAAAccgttgcacaacgtttttaaaccgaaactgATTGGGCTGGCATTTATGACACACCCACCAAGCACGTAAGAGAAAAAGTCTGTTGCACCTGTTGCACGCCGTTTCCAGGAAAAATTATGTTCATCCTgaaaaccgtagcaaaacgttgagTACTGGTTGAGCTTGAGTGTGCCCCACTTCTTTCTGGTTCctaaatctgattggctaaaagACTTTTCCAGCCGTGCGATATTCCACAAGTATCATCACAAGAACAACTTCCgaggcagtttcctggacagggcttctCCTATTCCCAGACTACAATGCATATTTCAGATGGCTCaattttgttttgtctcaaaaagCACATTACTTAAAACAAGGGCATGAGTCAGTTAATAGTGATCGCCAACACTGCATTCCTCTGTTGTTTCAGCGCTTCATTTTAACCccgtttaaagggatagttcggccaaacaTGATaataaacccatgatttactgaCCCCAAAGCCGtctgagatgcatatgtccatcatttttcagattaacacattttcatttattttagaaaatgtccagCTGCGAAACAGTAAAATTACGGGGTCCAcatccttcaagtccaaaaaatttccatatatccttccccaaagaaatccaaacgcTCCAGGATGACAAACAAAGGCCCCCCGAGGGCAATccgcgcggtgttgttgtaaaaaaaatatccatatttaaaactttataaacataaataactagcttccgataACGCTGCTATcatagactcctctgtattcaggagagagtatcagcaaagtgtatgcacttttcttagtgacgtatgaaaAATTCGGAGGatgggggcacagagcagcagcagagaaacctccgtaAACTGCGTACGCTCTCATTTTAAATGGCGGCGTtgccggaagctagttattttcgtttataaagttttaaatgtggatatgtCTACAACAAAATGGCGCGGATTGCCCTTATTGAATGTGAGGCCACTGGGGTTTCTGTTTGACTATTGCATGTGGGGCTGCAGAGTCTAGTCGAGTCTAGTCAGATAAAAAAATTGGAACTGGGTCGGGTTGAACTCGGGTCGTATTTTCTCTGGTTTGTCTCGGATCGGGttttccttttctttttttatattttatgcatGTCGGGTTTGGGTGATAAGTTATTCGGGTCATTTCAGGTCAGGTACATTTCTTTAGACCCAAGAAGACCTCTGTCCGCTTTCGTCATGTGCAATAAAAAAACACCTGGTGAGTCAGTTATGACATTCAAAACAAATGGCTTACCCATCATCCTGAGCTTCGAAAACATGGTGGAAGGATGTAGTTGCTCACAAAAGagactttttaaaaacattccaTCATTGTTTTGATTTATCTACACACTTGCGTCATCAAACTGTTCTATTAACACAATATCGCTCTGGTAGTCGTATGATACGGCTCGATATCAGCATGGCTGTGTGATTGTCTCTACTCGACCTGTGGCCTCATACTTCTGACCTAACCACAGCTGTGCTGATATAGAGCCGTATCATACTCCTACTTAAGCCATATTGCTTTATTACCTTTGATAAGTTTAGATGTTTGATGTTTATTAACAATAAGACCACAAGAGTAAGCTGACTAAGTACTAAGCCGACTAGGTTTTGTATTTACTTTTCCCTGTACATATTTCTCTAGTTTGAAAATAGCAGTATACCTCAATAAGCCAAATTAGTTTTAATGTCTGAGGTACAAACTGTTTTATCAGTAATAATAGTCTAGAGAAGAACATAGACATACAGTAGATaataactaaaataaattgaattcATTTTTATAGATCGAGGACATCATCTTAATGAAATCTTCAAGTGAAATGGCTCAAATCTATATCTCAAGACATTACTGAGCACACACCGAGGATGGGATTAAATGACTGTAGACCTGCACTACAGTATTCTTATATCGGGATAAACCAATACAATCAGGATCTAAAGAGACACAGTGATTGATTGATGATGCATCTGATAATGCATGACAACAGATTTTGAGTTTGAAGCTTCAAGTGAATGAATCTGTGATGGACATGTTGTTGATTTTGTCTTCACTTCTAAAGCGGGACAGATTATTATATTTCAATGACATCTGTAATCCATACATCCGTTTACTTCACATCAACTCTCCTTTGAGAGAAACTTCTTAGTCTTCAAACATAAAGACATGGTGAGAAGATTCATTACAAAATACAGTATACACATATTATGGTCtaatttttgtattgttttgacCAATAATTTGTGTGtcctttacatatttataatgcACACTGTATGTCCAGCATGGAAATGCAGTTAAAATAATACTGTGAtgactttaatgtttaaaaagagCTTCTGAATATAAATCTGGAACTTGTACAACATGACCTGTTTTAGTTTCATCAAACTTTGTCTGTATGTTTGGGCAGCCTATAGTTATTCTGACAAGACAGCAGTTGTTTGGACTCTGTtgaaggaatagtctactcattttcaatgttgaagTGTGTTGTTGCCTTGACTGGGAGCTGTTGAGTCATCCCTCTATCGTCTGGGTgtgtgcgcgtgggcgctggagcgcgctgcgacgctgcgatggcatttggcttggccccattcattcaatggtgccatttggagatggagttggaggtgaccaaacacatcaacgtttttcctgtttgggacgagtggttgtgcgaGCGGGTTTGGTGGTACAGGGTGAAAcgtggcgcttttctgggcggatttggAGGAGTGGCTATgttttgtggcgtggtggcacttttggg
Protein-coding regions in this window:
- the LOC129431468 gene encoding cadherin-like protein 26 — protein: MMDRWMSMLIMKILVFAVLVTFVTSTKQNARKKRTWVVDSLSMEEENAGPFPYKLGDLNIEKKIIREYIIHGQGIDEDPKGILTIDRTEGSVYVNGKVDYEKHKSLTITFEANGKSKIDSNKFAVDIVILDVNDHAPVFNKPVYEITIDESTPQGEDLVTVMATDDDQVGTANSWVTFRIVSVTPSPSNAEFFIQQTGGDKTGKISFKGCLDYEEAQKYTILVEAKDYGEQLQLSSTGTVIVNVIDKNNHLPEFNGKTGFVKVRKGKLGEPVYRLQVTDKDSRGSAAWIAKYSIQGEKADHFMIETDPDTNDGVITVIKSLNYEKRSNLSLTVSVENEDLFFNCRVKERLSEGLWDIESFRGKSSFTTVSLPVIVEDVNEASLFMETIKHVYVMENVKIGHNLWTFRAVDQLDSDEIVFILGKDVGGWISVDSQTGLVSTAKVLDRESPLVKDDTYTVVIYAVDKGMPSMTSTGTLIIHLRDENDNSPVLRVEKLSMCLSEKATNITAIDPDLHPYGAPFHFQLMGNVKGKWKLDSTYGTTVRLIKEENVFVGDHKLTVMISDSQGKYSHQNILVRVCDCDITADCNETRAPIIKLNVFAIAALTISLIILLGILLMACKIRNGAQKQGRKPLEGSVQSLIHYNTEGPGTDCTIEDIILMKSSSEMAQIYISRHY